Part of the Bacillus cabrialesii genome is shown below.
CACGATGAATCAGCAAGACATTAAACAAAAAGTGCTTGATGTTTTAGATCACCATAAAGTAGGCTCGCTCGCAACGGTTCAAAAGGGCAAGCCGCATTCCCGCTACATGACTTTTTTCCATGACGGGCTGACGATTTACACACCGACAAGCAAGGAAACTCATAAAGCGGAAGAAATTGAGAACAACCCCAATGTCCACATTTTATTGGGCTATGATTGTGAAGGCTTTGGCGACGCTTATGTCGAGGTTGCAGGAAAAGCCAAAATCAATAATTCGGCAGAACTGAAGGACAAAATATGGAGTTCCAAATTAGAACGCTGGTTTGACGGCAAGGATGATCCGAATTTGGTGATTCTTGAAATTGAACCGGAGGATATTAGATTAATGAATGCCGGAGAGAAAACGCCTGTCTCACTCGAATTATAAAAAGTTTGTATTTGCAGGGGCGATATGTTATCATGAATAACTAAGCAAGAAAAATAAGCAAATAAAAAAGAAAGTAAACTTCTTTTTTCTGTTTTGAGAGAGAAGCTTTACCGCTTCGCAAGCAGCAAACCAGCTGTCCTTATTCTTTTCCTTCATAACAAATCGCCCCTAACGATGAGATGGAAAAAAGACTTTTTTGTTTTACAATTCACACCGGCGCGGCTTCGGAGCCGCAGTGACGATTGAGAGGTAGGGCTTTCGTTGTCTTGTGTTCAAGAAATTTCCATGGTGTTTACTTTCCAGATGATTCTTCGGAACAATGCTTTATGAATCTAACCCGCCCGATTGCGGCGGATGATATAATCTTTATTTGCGTATAGAAAAGAATAAGACAAACCGCCCGGCGCACGCCGGCGGTTTTTTTATTGTAAACTGAAACCTCTTTGACTTCTTTCGAGTCTTATCTCTAGGATGAAATTGGAGGAAGAATAACCGTGCATGTTATTACCACACAAGTGCTTTTTATTTTCTGTTTTTTGTTACTGATTCACTCGATAGAAACCTTAGCCTATGCCACAAGGCTTTCCGGGGCCCGCGTTGGATTTATTGCGTCCGCGCTTTCCCTGTTTAATGTCATGGTCATCGTATCCAGAATGTCGAACATGGTGCAGCAGCCCTTTACCGGACATTTAATTGATGATGCGGGAAAAAACGCCTTGGCGATCGTAGGCGAGCAGTTTCGCTTCTTGATTTTCGGCTCGACAGTCGGCACCATTCTGGGCATTATCCTGCTTCCGTCTTTCGTCGCTCTTTTTTCACGGGCGATTATTCACTTGGCGGGCGGCGGCGGCTCCGTTTTTCAAGTGTTCAAAAAGGGACTCTCCAAACAAGGGTTCAAAAATGCCCTTTCCTATTTGCGTCTGCCGTCTCTTTCATATGTAAGGGGATTTCACATCCGCTTGATTCCGAAGCGTTTGTTTGTGATTAACATGCTGATCACTTCCATTTATACGATCGGCGTGCTTTCGGCTTTGTACGCGGGCCTTCTGGCGCCCGAGCGCAGCACGACAGCCGTCATGGCTTCGGGCTTGATCAACGGAATCGCGACGATGCTGCTGGCCATTTTTGTTGATCCAAAGGTATCCGTTCTTGCCGACGATGTGGCAAAAGGAAAACGAAGCTATCTTTATTTAAAATGGACCTCTGTCACGATGGTCACCTCAAGAGTGGCGGGCACGCTCCTCGCCCAGCTCATGTTTATCCCGGGCGCCTACTATATCGCGTGGCTGACAAAGTGGTTTTAATAAGAAAGGCTGGATCATAAAGATCCAGCCTTTTTCGTGTTTTTTTATTTATATTTCCTTAATCCGCGGTCGTACAAAAAGTTTCCGAATGGGACAAAAGCGGCGATAAAGCCGGCGGCTGACCACTTCAGCGGCCATTTGACAGAGAAGGCCGCATACGCCAAGACAAGCAAATACAAAATGAACAATCCGCCGTGAACCGAACCGACAATGGTCACCGCGAGCGGAAGGCCTGCCCAATATTTAAGCGGCATGGCGATGAACAGCAGGATTAAGAGTGACATTCCTTCAATAAAACCCATCGTGCGAAGTCTTCCGATTGGCGTTTGCAGCATAAATCGCCCTCCTTGTGGACACGTTTTCACTCTATATGATAAACAATCCGAAGAGCGCATATGACAGCTTTCAGAAAATGTTCGGAAAACTTTCATTTTTACATGCTTTTTCTAGGGAACTGTACTTGTCATTTACAAAAATACCCGAGATAATGTGTACAAAATCATAAAAGAAGGATGTTGAAATGAAACTTGACCAGATTGATCTGAATATTATTGAGGAGCTGAAGAAGGACAGCCGTTTGTCGATGAGGGAATTGGGCAGAAAGATTAAGCTGTCACCGCCATCCGTTACAGAACGGGTGAGGCAGCTTGAATCGTTCGGGATCATCAAGCAGTACACGCTGGAGGTTGATCAGAAAAAACTGGGGCTTCCCGTTTCCTGTATTGTGGAAGCGACCGTCAAAAACGCGGATTACGAGCGGTTCAAAAGCTATATTCAAACATTGCCGAATATCGAATTTTGCTACCGGATTGCGGGCGCAGCCTGCTATATGCTGAAAATCAATGCTGAAAGCCTCGAAGCGGTAGAAGATTTCATTAACAAAACATCACCGTACGCGCAAACCGTCACTCATGTCATTTTCTCAGAAATTGACACGAAAAACGGGCGCAGTTAGAGAGTGCTTGTTCAAGTCTGTTATAATAAAAGGATGAGCGTGAAAGAAAGAGAAGTGATCAAGCATGTCAAAAACAGTTGTACTAGCTGAAAAACCTTCAGTCGGCCGGGATTTGGCCCGGGTGCTGAAGTGCCATAAAAAAGGAAACGGTTATCTTGAAGGCGATCAATATATTGTGACTTGGGCTTTGGGCCATTTGGTCACACTTGCTGATCCGGAAGGCTACGGAAAAGAATTTCAATCATGGCGGCTGGAGGATCTGCCGATTATCCCAGAACCCTTAAAGCTTGTTGTGATCAAGAAAACCGGAAAACAGTTTAATGCGGTTAAATCACAGCTTATCCGTAAAGACGTCAATCAGATTGTCATCGCGACTGATGCAGGCCGGGAAGGAGAGCTTGTCGCGCGCTGGATCATTGAAAAAGCGAATGTCCGCAAGCCGATCAAGCGGCTGTGGATTTCATCTGTGACGGATAAAGCGATCAAGGAAGGCTTTCAAAAGCTGCGCAGCGGCAAAGAATACGAAAACCTGTATCATTCTGCCGTCGCCAGAGCGGAAGCGGATTGGATTGTGGGGATTAACGCCACCCGCGCACTTACCACAAAATTCAATGCCCAGCTCTCATGCGGTCGTGTGCAGACACCGACACTTGCGATGATCGCAAAGCGTGAGGCGGACATTCAAGCGTTTACACCGGTGCCATACTACGGCATCCGCGCGGCGGTCGATGGCATGACGCTGACGTGGCAGGATAAAAAATCAAAGCAGACGAGAACATTTAATCAAGACGTAACAAGCCGCTTGCTAAAAGACCTTGAAGGAAAGCAAGCGGTCATTGCTGAGCTGAAAAAAACAGCGAAAAAAAGCTTTGCCCCCGCCCTTTATGATTTAACGGAGCTGCAGCGTGACGCCCACAAGCGCTTCGGATTTTCTGCCAAAGAAACGCTTTCTGTGCTGCAGAAACTGTATGAGCAGCATAAGCTCGTCACATATCCGCGGACGGACTCAAGATTTTTATCCAGTGACATCGTCCCGACGCTAAAAGACCGTCTGGAAGGCATGGAAGTAAAACCGTATGCCCAATATGTCAGCCAAATTAAAAAACGAGGCATCAAATCCCATAAGGGCTACGTCAATGACGCGAAGGTATCAGACCACCACGCGATTATCCCGACAGAAGAGCCGCTCGTTCTCAGCAGCCTGAGTGATAAAGAACGAAAACTGTATGACCTGATTGCGAAACGTTTCCTTGCTGTATTAATGCCTGCATTCGAATATGAGGAAACAAAGGTCATCGCAGAAATCGGCGGAGAAACCTTTACGGCGAAAGGCAAAACCGTGCAGTCGCAAGGGTGGAAAGCCGTTTATGATATGGCGGATGAGGATGACGAGCAGGAGGATGACAGAGATCAGACACTCCCGCCCCTTCAAAAAGGAGACACGCTTGCCGTCCGCACGTTAATTGAAACAAGCGGCCAAACGAAGCCGCCTGCCCGCTTTAACGAAGGGACTCTGCTGTCGGCGATGGAAAACCCAAGCGCCTTTATGCAGGGAGAAGAAAAGGGCCTTGTCAAAACGCTTGGAGAAACAGGCGGCCTCGGCACGGTGGCAACGCGCGCCGACATTATTGAAAAACTGTTCAACAGCTTCTTAATCGAGAAAAAAGACAAAGACATTTTTATCACATCTAAAGGAAAACAGCTCCTGCAGCTTGTTCCGGAGGATCTGAAATCACCGGCCCTAACGGCGGAATGGGAGCAAAAGCTGTCTGCGATCGCCGCCGGAAAATTGAAATCCGCTGTCTTTATAAAAGACATGAAGGCTTACGCTAACCAAACGGTAAAAGAAATCAAAAACAGCAGCCAAACCTTCAGGCACGACAACATCACGGGAACGGCATGTCCGGAATGCGGCAAAATGATGCTGAAGGTAAACGGAAAACGAGGGACAATGCTCGTGTGCCAAGACCGTGAATGCGGAAGCAGAAAAACGATTGCCCGAAAAACAAATGCGCGCTGCCCGAACTGCCATAAAAGAATGGAGCTTCGCGGCCAAGGAGAAGGCCAAACCTTCGCGTGTGTCTGCGGGCACCGTGAAAAGCTTTCCGTATTTGAAAAGCGAAAAAACAAAGACAAAGGGCGCGCTTCCAAACGGGACGTTTCCTCTTATATGAAAAAACAAAATAATAAAGATGAGCCGATTAACAACGCGCTGGCAGAACAGCTGAAGAAACTCGGTTTGGATAAATAACTTAAAAAACCTGTGCGTACCGCACAGGTTTTTTATTGGGCTTAGGTCCCGTTTTTTTAATGTTCAAAAAGGGAAAAAAAAGCTAGCAATCTGCATTTGTTTCTTTTATAGTAAATGTACTTTGTAACATGGCAGTCATATTTTCGTCTGTATATAATTGTGAGCGTCTGATTCGCTTCAGGCGACAAAGGGGGATTTGCCTGTGAGGCATGTGTTAATTGCTGTCATCTTATTCTTCTTATCTATCGGACTTTCCGCAGGGTGTGCTGAGGCAGGAAATAAGGCCCAAACTCAGTCAGCGGCAGAAGTGAACACCAGCCCGCTCCAGCCGGCGGAGTATTTTATCTATCACAATCTAATGAATGACCAAGGGCTGATCAAAACTGATTTGTCAGACCAGCCTTCGTATTTATCAGAATCTCTCGGCCTATGGATGGAGTTTTTGGTCAGCAAAAATGACGCCCCGCATTTTCAGGAGCAATACCAGCATCTGACTGATTCATTTCTGATGAGCAATCACTTGGTGACGTGGATGATTCAAAACGGCCAAGCGAGCGGGACGAATGCGCTGATAGATGATATGAGAATTATGCTGTCTCTTGACCAAGCCGCCGCAAAATGGGGCCGCAGCGACTACGCGCAAACGGCTCGGGATATCGGCGCAGCTTTGAAGACATACAATATGAACAACGGATTATTTACAGACTTTTACGACTCACAGGCCGCTTCAAAGGATGTGACGATTTCATACGTCATGCCTGATGCGTTAGCTGTCTTAAAGAAGTATGGAATCATAGACGAAGAAACGGAACAGCGGAATGCAAATGTTCTCTATTCAGCTCCTTTACAAAACGGCTTTCTGCCGAAGACATACAGCTCGGAAACAAAGAAATACACCTATGACAGTGAAGTAAACCTGATTGATCAGCTTTACGCTGCTTGGCATTTGCCGGAAGGGGATGAAACAGCCGCTGTTTTAGCGGACTGGATCAAGCAGGAATTTCAGACAAACGGAAAGCTGTACGGACGATATTCGGCAGATACGAAGGAGCCTGCCGTCCAATATGAGTCGCCATCCGTATACGCATTAGCCGTATTATTTTTAACGAAGCAGCATGAAGACACCTCTGTCATTAAAGCCATATATGACAGAATGAATGACTTTGAAATCCTTGATCCGGTGAAACCGTATTATGGAGGTTATATGAGCGGCACTCAAACGCATTCTTTTGACAATCTGCTGCCGCTGTTAGCCGAAAGGAAGCTTTTTAATGAAAATATCATTCAATGAATCACAAAAATTATTTTCTTATTTTTCAGGGCTCATCGCAGCCCTGTCTCTGTTTATTTATTATGTATCAGCCCAGCAATCTGAAGGCGCTTTGATCCTTTGCATCACGTTTATCGTCATCGCCGCAGGCATCTGGTTCGGCCCGATTTACGCGCTGGCAGTGACCTTAATCGTACTCTTTGTTCTCGGCACCTTAATGATGTTTTTCCAAACTGGACAGACTGCGCTGTTTACGGCTGAGGAAGGGCTGCGAATGCTTGTCGTGTGGGGAATTGCGCTTTTGCTGTTTTCATTTATATCTGGAAGAATCCACGATATCGCAGCAGAGCTCCGGCGCTCAGTCACACGGCTTCAATCCGAAATCAAAAGCTTTGTCGCAGTTGATAGGGTGACAGGCTTTGATAACAAGCAGAGGATGAAGCTGGAACTTTCAGAGGAAATCAAGCGGGCGGAGCGCTACGGCAATTCTTTCGTGTTTTTGCTCCTGCATATGCATTACTTCAAAGAGTTTAAGTCTTTGTACGGTGAAAAAGAAACGGACCGCCTTTTCCAATATGTCAGTCAGCAAATCAGGTCAAGCGTCAGGGAAACGGATAAGAAATTCCGCCCCTCCGACGAGCGTATCGGGATCGTGCTGACGCACACGCCCGCTGAACATATGCCGGCCGTCCTGACAAAGCTGAAAAAACAATTGGACACGTATCAGCTGCAAAATGGCAAGTATGTGTCGCTCACGTTCCACGTCTGCTATTTGCCTTATCGCAATGATATCAAAACAGCTGATCAATTTTTAGAAGAACTGGAAAACGAGATGATGATGAATGAATTATAAAGGAATCACGCTGCTCTGCGTCACAATGCTTCTGCTTTCAGCCCTTGCGTCTTTTCCCGTTTCCGCACAAGCGAACGAGCAGGATGCCGGCATTCTCATCATCTATTCAACCTTGGACGGCAAAGAGTCGTCTCAAGTCAAAATGCTCGATTTGCTTGCGGGCCACTTTACATCACATGTGGCAGTCAAAAAAGATTCGGACGTTGAAGCGTCTGATCTCAAAGGCAAAGACCATGTGATTTATTACGGCCAAACGAAAAGAAAGCTCAGCAAAAAACTGGTGTCTCTTATCAGCAGCGTAAAAAAACCTGTTGTTGCCATCGGCTATAACGCAGGCCAAATCAGCCAATTTTCCGGGCTTTCATTAGCCGGCAAAGAAAATGTGTATCAGGTCCACAGCAGGTCGGAAAAGACCGATGTGTCTCTGGAGAGCGGGCTTAACGTGCTGAGCGTTTCAGGCCTGAAAGGAAAGGCGCTTTATACCTTTAAAGCGGATGACGGCAAAACGCATTCTTTTATATGGAAGACAAAAAAAGCAAATGTGTACATTGGATTAACGAATTTGTTAAATGACAATTTACTCGTGGCGAAACAGCTCAGGGAAACTTTCGGAGAGAAAGCGGGAACGACGTTATTGTATTTGCGTCTTGAGGATATCAGCCCGATGTCTGATGAAAAACTGCTGCTTCAAGCCGGTACATATCTATATAAGAGACATGTTCCTTTTATCCTGGCAGTGATTCCTGTTTACATGAATCCGGAAACAGGCGACAAAGTGTATTTGTCTGATAAGCCGAAGATGGTCAAGGTGCTGAAAAAGCTGCAAAGCATGGGCGGCAGTATCATTGTTCACGGCTATACACACGCCTATCGCTACAGTGAAACAGGAGAGGGCTTTGAGTTTTGGGATGCAAAAGCGGATCAGCCGATTACATCCGGAAATGCCGAAGACCCCCCGTCCATTTTGGAAACCGAACAGGATTTTCCGAACGAACAAGCCTATAACAGCTATTTGAAACCATTTCGTGAAAAGGAAGAAACGTATACAAAGCAGAAACTGACGCGCGCCATTGAGGATTTGACATCATCAAGTCTCTACCCGCTGGCGTTTGAAGCGCCGCATTATACGATGTCCGAATATGGCTATCAAATCGCTTCGCAGTATTTTACAAGCATTTTTGGCCAGGTCCAGCTCAGCGGCACAACGTGGAAAACATCCGGTGCATCTCCGTATGTGACAACTCCTTCAATGCTGCATGGCATGACACTGTATCCGGAAACGATCGGCTTTGTCGATACATCTAAGCAAAACCCGCTCGGCGATATGGAGGAGCACATCTCCCAGATGATTGATTTTGAAGGCGGGGTCGCCGGAGGGTTTTATCACCCGTATCTCGGGATGAAATATCTGCCTGAGCTGGTTGATCAGATGGAGCGCATTCCGGACAGTGAATGGCTTGATTTAAAGAAAACGAAACAAACCGTCAAAACAGACAAAGTGGAAATTCATACAAGCGGTGATGGGACGATTCAGGTGAAAAACGCCGTAAGCGCCATTGACGAGTTTTTCGATCATCATCGGCAAACCCCTCTGGAAAAGGCGTTATGGATTCTCTCCGCAATCGTGCTCTTATTTGTTGTCATGTTTGTCAGTTATACGTTTTACTTGAGAGCCACTTTGAAAAAACGAATTTTTAAGGAGAGAAGAAGCCTTGGGTAATATGCTGTTCTTTATCTCGCTAAGTTTAATATGGGTCATGCTTCTCTACCATATGTTTCTCATGCAGGGCGGGTTCCGCCACTATATGACCTTCGAACGGAACATTCCGAAGTGGAGGGAAAACATGAAGGAGCTGCCAAAGGTCAGTGTCCTCATCCCGGCGCATAACGAAGAGGTTGTCATTCGGCAGACGCTGAAGGCGATGGTCAACCTTTATTATCCGAAGGACCGGCTGGAGATTATCGTCGTGAATGACAATTCTTCAGACCGGACGGGAGATATCGTCAATGAATTTTCCGATAAATACGATTTCATCAAAATGGTGATTACAAAGCCGCCAAACGCAGGAAAAGGCAAATCCTCTGCCCTTAACTCGGGTTTTGCCGAATCGAACGGAGACGTGATCTGTGTATATGACGCCGACAACACGCCTGAAAAAATGGCGGTGTATTACCTTGTGCTCGGCCTGATGAATGATGAAAAGGCAGGCGCCGTGGTAGGGAAATTCCGCGTCATCAATGCGGCAAAAACGCTCTTGACGAAGTTTATTAATATCGAAACGATTTGTTTTCAATGGATGGCTCAGGGAGGCAGATGGAAGTGGTTCAAAATCGCCACCATCCCAGGCACCAACTTCGCGATCCGGAGAAGCATTATTGAAAAGCTCGGGGGCTGGGATGACAAAGCGCTTGCTGAGGATACAGAGCTGACCATCCGGGTGTATAATCTCGGCTACCACATCCGCTTTTTCCCTGCCGCCATCACCTGGGAGCAGGAGCCGGAAACATGGAAGGTCTGGTGGCGCCAGCGCACCAGATGGGCGCGCGGCAATCAATATGTTGTGCTGAAATTTTTGGCGCAGTTTTTCAAACTGAAACGAAAACGGATTATCTTTGATTTGTTTTATTTTTTCTTTACGTACTTCCTGTTTTTCTTTGGCGTGATCATGTCAAACACGATATTTGTCGTGAATCTGTTTTATGATTTGCATTTGTCGGTCGGGTTTTTGGCAATGATTCTCTGGATCTTGGCGTTCTTCTTATTTATGACAGAGGTCATGATTACGCTAAGCATTGAAAAAACAGAAATGAACAAGCAAAACTTTTTTATCGTATTCCTTATGTACTTTACATACTCGCAGGCATGGATTGTGCTGGTCATCTATTCTTTATTCGTAGAAATCAAGCACCGTTTATTCAAGCAGGAGGTCAAATGGTACAAAACAGAACGATACAATCAACATAAAAGCGGGTGACCTTTTTGAAACAAATAATGATTTTTCTTACAAGCCTCATGCTGATGGCGATGACCGGACAAGCGGCTCTTGCAAAAGAAGTGCAGGTCAGCGGCTCGCTTCTCGGAAAAAGCAGCCAAGAACAAGCCAAACAGCAGGTGCTGACAAGTGACCTGATTACACTGTACGGATCAAAAGACAGCGCGGAGCTGACATATCAGATCCCGGCAGGCGCTTCTTCCGGCAATCAGCAATTGGTGATTGAATACGAGGCATCAAATCTTTTAATTTCTCCATCATCGTTAACGGCTGTTATCGACAATGAACCGGTCAAAACCTTAAAGCTAGATGGTGATTCCAAACGGAAAACATTGAAGCTGAACCTGAATAAAAGCCAGTCTGCCCAAGGCTATCACAACGTATCGCTGAAATTTTACGGCGTGATGAAAGAGGGCGTCTGCGTCAGACAGGATACGTCCGGCAACTGGATCAAAATTTATCCGGACAGCCGCCTGACGCTGGCGGACAGCAGTGAAGCGAAGGGCACGTCGCTGGACCATTATCCATATCCTTTCGCCCAATCGGGAAATACAGCGGAGAAAACCGCCATCGTCATTCCGGATGAGCCAAGTTCGGCGGAAATTGAAGCTGCAGTGAAAACAGAAGGCTATTTGAAAACGGTGGACAGCAGTGTCAGCATTTCGTATGTCACAGAATCTGATCTGAAAAAAATCGACAAGCCGACGATTTTCATCGGAGTGGACAAGCATTGGAACGGCAAGGTGAAGAAGCTGATGAAACAAGCCGGTTTACAGGCAAAAGGAGAAAAACTTCTGCTTGCGGAGCGGGTGTTGAAATCAGAGGGCAAGCAGCAGCCGGTCCTGTTTGCACAAGCGGCATCCGATGACGTGCTCACTGAAAAAATCAGCGTCATCACAAATCAGACATACACAGGTCAGCTCAGCGGCGATACACTCTCAATCAGCAAGCTTCAGCAGGCTGAAAAAAAGGAAAGCAATAAGCTGGCCCTTGAGAATTTTGGAGCGGATGACATCACAATTGGAGCTGACAAAACATCTTCCGCACATTACTTTTATCCAGCTTCGGCAGTTTTAGACCAAAACCAATCAGCGAAGCTGTCGCTTAAGCTGAAAAAATCCGAAACGATCCAAGCTTTAACGGCCGAAAACGAATCGTCATCTCAGGCTGCAGAGCTGAAGGTTATGATCAACGGCCAACCGCACTCGGTCCGGCTTGATGATTTAGGAAAAGAAGATAAAAACGGGTTCTATCATGTTACGGTAAAAGTGGACCCTAAGCTGCTGCAGAAAAACCGCTACATTGATATTCAGTTTGTCACAACGGGGTTAAAGGAAAACAATCCTTGCAACACCACTGATGAAGAAAAATGGGTCTTTATCGATAAAAGCAGCACCCTATCTTATGGCATTAAAGGCATTTCTCCGTCAGCAGATTTTCAAGAGTGGCCGCTTCCTTATGCCGGAACTCAGGAACAGACAACGCTGATCGTGCTTCCTGACAATGTCGGCCAATCGAAGCTTAAGGAGCTTTCACTCGTAACGGAGTCTTTTGGCAGCGAAGCGCAGCATGCATACACGGTGAAGAAATCATCTGAGGTAACAGCAAATGATGCCAAAGAGCGAAACCTCATTTTCATAGGAGGCACCAATCAATTTTCTCTTCTGAAGGAGAAATCATCAGACCTGCTTGTTCCGCAAGCGAAGGACGGCTCGTTTGATGTATCAGGTTTTGAAATGCTGAATGAGACGACAAAACAAGTGGCGTTTACCCAAGAATCTCCTTGGGATTCACGCTACACAATGGCTGTCTTTGCGCCGTCTAAAGGAAATGGCGCGGCTGTGACGAAAGAGATCATCAATTATCTGAACAGCACCGACGACTCGGCAACCGTCGTGAATGAAACCGACAGCCAGCAGGTGTTTACAAACCATCAGCAGCTCAAATCGGAAACAAACAATTCCAGCGCAGAACAACCATCACAGGATCATAGCCAGAAATGGCTGTATATTGGTGTGCTTGCACTTATCATGGTGATTGCGGCAGTGTTCATTTG
Proteins encoded:
- the epsK gene encoding cyclic-di-GMP receptor EpsK, coding for MKISFNESQKLFSYFSGLIAALSLFIYYVSAQQSEGALILCITFIVIAAGIWFGPIYALAVTLIVLFVLGTLMMFFQTGQTALFTAEEGLRMLVVWGIALLLFSFISGRIHDIAAELRRSVTRLQSEIKSFVAVDRVTGFDNKQRMKLELSEEIKRAERYGNSFVFLLLHMHYFKEFKSLYGEKETDRLFQYVSQQIRSSVRETDKKFRPSDERIGIVLTHTPAEHMPAVLTKLKKQLDTYQLQNGKYVSLTFHVCYLPYRNDIKTADQFLEELENEMMMNEL
- the lrpC gene encoding transcriptional regulator LrpC; its protein translation is MKLDQIDLNIIEELKKDSRLSMRELGRKIKLSPPSVTERVRQLESFGIIKQYTLEVDQKKLGLPVSCIVEATVKNADYERFKSYIQTLPNIEFCYRIAGAACYMLKINAESLEAVEDFINKTSPYAQTVTHVIFSEIDTKNGRS
- a CDS encoding pyridoxamine 5'-phosphate oxidase family protein, with protein sequence MNQQDIKQKVLDVLDHHKVGSLATVQKGKPHSRYMTFFHDGLTIYTPTSKETHKAEEIENNPNVHILLGYDCEGFGDAYVEVAGKAKINNSAELKDKIWSSKLERWFDGKDDPNLVILEIEPEDIRLMNAGEKTPVSLEL
- the amj gene encoding lipid II flippase Amj, which codes for MHVITTQVLFIFCFLLLIHSIETLAYATRLSGARVGFIASALSLFNVMVIVSRMSNMVQQPFTGHLIDDAGKNALAIVGEQFRFLIFGSTVGTILGIILLPSFVALFSRAIIHLAGGGGSVFQVFKKGLSKQGFKNALSYLRLPSLSYVRGFHIRLIPKRLFVINMLITSIYTIGVLSALYAGLLAPERSTTAVMASGLINGIATMLLAIFVDPKVSVLADDVAKGKRSYLYLKWTSVTMVTSRVAGTLLAQLMFIPGAYYIAWLTKWF
- a CDS encoding DUF2334 domain-containing protein produces the protein MLCVTMLLLSALASFPVSAQANEQDAGILIIYSTLDGKESSQVKMLDLLAGHFTSHVAVKKDSDVEASDLKGKDHVIYYGQTKRKLSKKLVSLISSVKKPVVAIGYNAGQISQFSGLSLAGKENVYQVHSRSEKTDVSLESGLNVLSVSGLKGKALYTFKADDGKTHSFIWKTKKANVYIGLTNLLNDNLLVAKQLRETFGEKAGTTLLYLRLEDISPMSDEKLLLQAGTYLYKRHVPFILAVIPVYMNPETGDKVYLSDKPKMVKVLKKLQSMGGSIIVHGYTHAYRYSETGEGFEFWDAKADQPITSGNAEDPPSILETEQDFPNEQAYNSYLKPFREKEETYTKQKLTRAIEDLTSSSLYPLAFEAPHYTMSEYGYQIASQYFTSIFGQVQLSGTTWKTSGASPYVTTPSMLHGMTLYPETIGFVDTSKQNPLGDMEEHISQMIDFEGGVAGGFYHPYLGMKYLPELVDQMERIPDSEWLDLKKTKQTVKTDKVEIHTSGDGTIQVKNAVSAIDEFFDHHRQTPLEKALWILSAIVLLFVVMFVSYTFYLRATLKKRIFKERRSLG
- a CDS encoding DUF3817 domain-containing protein; the encoded protein is MLQTPIGRLRTMGFIEGMSLLILLFIAMPLKYWAGLPLAVTIVGSVHGGLFILYLLVLAYAAFSVKWPLKWSAAGFIAAFVPFGNFLYDRGLRKYK
- a CDS encoding glycosyltransferase family 2 protein; this encodes MGNMLFFISLSLIWVMLLYHMFLMQGGFRHYMTFERNIPKWRENMKELPKVSVLIPAHNEEVVIRQTLKAMVNLYYPKDRLEIIVVNDNSSDRTGDIVNEFSDKYDFIKMVITKPPNAGKGKSSALNSGFAESNGDVICVYDADNTPEKMAVYYLVLGLMNDEKAGAVVGKFRVINAAKTLLTKFINIETICFQWMAQGGRWKWFKIATIPGTNFAIRRSIIEKLGGWDDKALAEDTELTIRVYNLGYHIRFFPAAITWEQEPETWKVWWRQRTRWARGNQYVVLKFLAQFFKLKRKRIIFDLFYFFFTYFLFFFGVIMSNTIFVVNLFYDLHLSVGFLAMILWILAFFLFMTEVMITLSIEKTEMNKQNFFIVFLMYFTYSQAWIVLVIYSLFVEIKHRLFKQEVKWYKTERYNQHKSG
- a CDS encoding DNA topoisomerase III codes for the protein MSKTVVLAEKPSVGRDLARVLKCHKKGNGYLEGDQYIVTWALGHLVTLADPEGYGKEFQSWRLEDLPIIPEPLKLVVIKKTGKQFNAVKSQLIRKDVNQIVIATDAGREGELVARWIIEKANVRKPIKRLWISSVTDKAIKEGFQKLRSGKEYENLYHSAVARAEADWIVGINATRALTTKFNAQLSCGRVQTPTLAMIAKREADIQAFTPVPYYGIRAAVDGMTLTWQDKKSKQTRTFNQDVTSRLLKDLEGKQAVIAELKKTAKKSFAPALYDLTELQRDAHKRFGFSAKETLSVLQKLYEQHKLVTYPRTDSRFLSSDIVPTLKDRLEGMEVKPYAQYVSQIKKRGIKSHKGYVNDAKVSDHHAIIPTEEPLVLSSLSDKERKLYDLIAKRFLAVLMPAFEYEETKVIAEIGGETFTAKGKTVQSQGWKAVYDMADEDDEQEDDRDQTLPPLQKGDTLAVRTLIETSGQTKPPARFNEGTLLSAMENPSAFMQGEEKGLVKTLGETGGLGTVATRADIIEKLFNSFLIEKKDKDIFITSKGKQLLQLVPEDLKSPALTAEWEQKLSAIAAGKLKSAVFIKDMKAYANQTVKEIKNSSQTFRHDNITGTACPECGKMMLKVNGKRGTMLVCQDRECGSRKTIARKTNARCPNCHKRMELRGQGEGQTFACVCGHREKLSVFEKRKNKDKGRASKRDVSSYMKKQNNKDEPINNALAEQLKKLGLDK
- a CDS encoding lipoprotein YdaJ; translation: MRHVLIAVILFFLSIGLSAGCAEAGNKAQTQSAAEVNTSPLQPAEYFIYHNLMNDQGLIKTDLSDQPSYLSESLGLWMEFLVSKNDAPHFQEQYQHLTDSFLMSNHLVTWMIQNGQASGTNALIDDMRIMLSLDQAAAKWGRSDYAQTARDIGAALKTYNMNNGLFTDFYDSQAASKDVTISYVMPDALAVLKKYGIIDEETEQRNANVLYSAPLQNGFLPKTYSSETKKYTYDSEVNLIDQLYAAWHLPEGDETAAVLADWIKQEFQTNGKLYGRYSADTKEPAVQYESPSVYALAVLFLTKQHEDTSVIKAIYDRMNDFEILDPVKPYYGGYMSGTQTHSFDNLLPLLAERKLFNENIIQ